The segment TATCCAATCAGGACATCCGAATTTTGCGCTACGGTAGAACAGAAAGTATTGAAGAGGAAGGTAAAAAATTTATCGAGGAAAATGTGGCTTTGCATTGGCGTGAGCAAACACTTACTGCCATTGAAGAGGCAATTGCAACATTTCCTGAGCGTGAGCAGGAGCTAAAGGGAAATCTATTAAAAGCACAAGATGAGCTAGCAAAATTGGAGCAGTGGCTAGAGGAGCTAACAAAGGAAATTGCCGCAAAAGAGCAGGCAGCTATCGAAGAGCCTATTGTACAGCAAGAAATTCAAACATTGAAAAAGGAATTAAAGGCTGCTAAAGCGGAGCAGCAAACATACGAGGCACAAAAAGAGCATTATGATAAACAGCTTGCACAAATTGAGCCTATTGTACAGCGACTTACACAAACACTTGCTGACAATCCTTCTTTAGAGGAGCTACAGCAGACCATTCAGGAAACAATACAAAAAATCGAACAACTAAAAGCAGCTATTCAATATAAGGAATTGCAAGAGCAAAAGCAGCAGCTAACAGAGCAATTTCAAGAGATACAGCTTAAATATGATACGGAAAGCCAACGTTTAGCTACAATGAAGGAAGCGCAAAAGTATATTCAAACATTAACAGCCTTTGAACGTATTCAGCGATTTTTACAGCACTATCAAATTCGACCTAGCCATGTACTGTCACAGCAAATTAGTCGCTTACAGCATTTAGAGGATGCAAAGGATTTAGCAGCTTGGTCTACTATTAATACACGCCTACAAAAAGCTATTGCAAAGCTGGAAGGATTGGTAACAGAGGAAGTAAAGGAGCGGGCTTTTGCTAAAAGCAGGCTACAGCCAATACAGTCATTTTCTTTGCAAAACCTTACGGGTGTTTTTGCACAGCTGAACAAGGCATTTCAAGAGGGGCAATCGCCAATGGCAGAGGAGCTAGAAAGCTACCTGCTTGGGCTCTATATGCGCCGTGATTTTGTGTGGCAAAAAGGGGTAGCATTGCAGCAACAGCAGGCACATAAAGACCAAGAGTTTGAGCTGTTTCGTAAAAATATGGCAAGCTTTATTCATCAGGAATGCGCCATCACAAGCTTTGATGTCCAAAGCTTACAGCGTCAATTGCAGCCATTTTTACAGCATACAGAGCGACTAAAGCAGTTAGCAAGCACCTTCCAGCTGGAAGAGGAGCCAGAAGAATCCGCTGAGTATTTAAAAATAGTAATAGCACAGAAGCAAGAATCACTACAGCAAGTACAGCAGCAGCTTGAGGGGGTAGAGCAAGCAAAAGCGCAATTAGTTCCAAAGCAGGCAGCTCTTCAGACTGTGCAAACAAGCTTGCAGGAGGTTGAGCAGCAGTTAACAGCAATAGAAGCACGCATTAAAGATATTAATATTGCTGGACTGAAAAAGGAAAAGCAATTAACAGCCTATACAAAGCTTTTACAATCAACGCCAGAACGCACGGCTGAGGAGGTTGTGGAAGCGATTAAAGCGGCTAACCAAACTATTGAAGAGTTGCAGCGTAAGGAACAACAGCTACCACTTCGCCAAAAATTACAGGAGCAATGGCGTGATAAGCTACAAAGTGCTACAGAATATGATTTAGATGAAATTAGAAAACTATATGTGCGCCATGCGAATGTGATTGGTACAACATGTGTAGCCTCTGCAAGCAAGGAGTTTATGGAAAATTATCCTACCTTTGATGTAGTGATTATTGATGAGGTATCAAAGGCAACACCACCAGAGCTATTATTGCCGATGCTTAAAGGGAAAAAGGTTATTTTAGTAGGTGATCATCATCAGCTACCGCCATTGCTTGGAGATGATACATTGGAGGAAACATTAAAGGCGATGCTGGAGGAAAATCCGAATTTTGAAGGTGCACAGGAATTAAAAAATCTATTGCGCGAGTCATTATTTGAGCGCCTATTTAATAATTTGCCGTCAACACATAAGCAAATGCTTGCATTACAATACCGTATGCATGAGAAAATTATGCAAAGCATTACACCATTTTATGCAAAAGAGGAAAATGGCTTGCAGTGTGGCTTACCAGATTCAGATGCAGCGCGAGATCATGGCTTAGAGAGTCAATTTGTCAAGCGTGATGACCATTTATTATGGATTGATATTCCAACTGAAAAGCCTTATTTAGAGGAGCAGGTAAAGGGTGGAACGAGTCGCTATAATAAAGGTGAATTACAAACAATTCGTCATATTTTGCTGGACTTAAATGATGCTGTTAAGGCAGCAAAAGAGGCAGGTCGTATACCACAGGATGCCCAAAAAAGCATTGGTGTCATTAGCTTTTATGGTGAGCAGGTGAAGAGAATCAATCGTCTGCTACAGCAGGAGTTACAGCTACCGCATTTACAATTTAGAACAGGCACTGTCGATAAATTCCAGGGTATGGAAATGGACATTATACTAGTAAGTATGGTTCGTAATACAGCAAAAGGCGGAGATATTGGCTTTGCGAGAGATTATCGCCGCTTAAATGTTGCATTATCTCGTGCGCGTGAGCTACTATTGCTAATTGGCAGTGCGGATATGTTTGCTAAACGCGCAAAGCATCAGGAAACAAGAGAAATGTATACAACATTATTAAAGACAGTGAAATCCTACAATGGCTTGCGTAATCATAAAGGGTTGGTGATGTAGATTGTCCAAATTACAGCAACGACTAATGCGAGAGCTTCAACAAAATCGAGCTATTAAGATTCTAAAAATGGATGAATGGTGTATTCCTATTCGAACGGTTGAAGTAACCTATAAGCCTGTGCGCCGATCAACAATGGATGTTTTAATGACAATGCTGCTGCTGAGTATTAAGGAAGCTAATTTTAAAAATGCACAGGAATTAAGTGAGCTATTGCTAGTAGACCCGCTATTTATCGAGGATTTAGTAGCTTTAATGAGTCGAGTCAACCTAATGAAAAGTGAAGACGATATTTTTACATTAACTGATAAAGGGCAGCAGCAGCTAGAGCAGGGCATTTTTGAGGAGGAGCTGGATATTGAAACAGCTACTCTCTATTTTAGTCCCTGCCATCAATTGTTTCTTCCTATTGAAGCAGATAGTATCGAAGAATATGATGACCTGCCAAAGCTCTATCGTTACGTTGATAAAGAGGCTGAGCAGCAAGAGCAGTTTGAAGAATCGTTGCTGATTACAGCATTACAGCATGAAAACGAAGAGGAGGCAGGCACTTCTCAAAAAATTATTACTATGATTGAGCAGGTAGAGGCGAAGCAAATTAATGATAGCCCATGTTTAGAGTTTGTGCTTTATAATAAGGAGCAGGATATGGTCTTTGTGCGTGTGTGGAATACTTTATGGAATCAATGGGATAAACAGCTTGAGCAGCAGCTAACGGAAAAAGAGCAGTTACAATGGCGGGAGCAGTATTTATAAGATTAGGCGATAATCGGCTGTTATGGCTATGGCACATTAATAAATAGCACATGAATAGCTTGACCAATTGAGATAGAAACAACGACCACAATTGTCATAAAAATAACATTGCGTGGTCTAAAATTTTTCGCTTCCATCAAAAACCCCCCCTTAAACCAAT is part of the Lysinibacillus sp. FSL K6-0232 genome and harbors:
- a CDS encoding DEAD/DEAH box helicase encodes the protein MQDIALLEKQRCSLILTNKAKEAVEECSANEHAFFTLQNAFTVYIEKRKAKTAGEIFLSIYFNAEDNKKLHEVLAGKTVIMDCVLKVEGLLATNIRFVHMRGPIHTNRRLAAAMQFITRPNNGAGIPLELHTKIRQLPIAEERTEYVKKRIASWEGYLKIQERDATIDDIHTEFKQSYFNEDFTRLTIVCPYIKSKEWKQLEGLSVSIQGVRGEIGQVLKATASKQTVEIDLKPFIQDLARKDQLNLRSKQVSFSNFATLSQIRRLRNGFTKLEKGEAVNPHLETILFEKRPTVRASKLRQDIEFHNNLNEYQRRAVLGALSVEDLYVIQGPPGTGKTTVISEICQQNVKAGLKTLVASQSNLAVDNALGRLLSNQDIRILRYGRTESIEEEGKKFIEENVALHWREQTLTAIEEAIATFPEREQELKGNLLKAQDELAKLEQWLEELTKEIAAKEQAAIEEPIVQQEIQTLKKELKAAKAEQQTYEAQKEHYDKQLAQIEPIVQRLTQTLADNPSLEELQQTIQETIQKIEQLKAAIQYKELQEQKQQLTEQFQEIQLKYDTESQRLATMKEAQKYIQTLTAFERIQRFLQHYQIRPSHVLSQQISRLQHLEDAKDLAAWSTINTRLQKAIAKLEGLVTEEVKERAFAKSRLQPIQSFSLQNLTGVFAQLNKAFQEGQSPMAEELESYLLGLYMRRDFVWQKGVALQQQQAHKDQEFELFRKNMASFIHQECAITSFDVQSLQRQLQPFLQHTERLKQLASTFQLEEEPEESAEYLKIVIAQKQESLQQVQQQLEGVEQAKAQLVPKQAALQTVQTSLQEVEQQLTAIEARIKDINIAGLKKEKQLTAYTKLLQSTPERTAEEVVEAIKAANQTIEELQRKEQQLPLRQKLQEQWRDKLQSATEYDLDEIRKLYVRHANVIGTTCVASASKEFMENYPTFDVVIIDEVSKATPPELLLPMLKGKKVILVGDHHQLPPLLGDDTLEETLKAMLEENPNFEGAQELKNLLRESLFERLFNNLPSTHKQMLALQYRMHEKIMQSITPFYAKEENGLQCGLPDSDAARDHGLESQFVKRDDHLLWIDIPTEKPYLEEQVKGGTSRYNKGELQTIRHILLDLNDAVKAAKEAGRIPQDAQKSIGVISFYGEQVKRINRLLQQELQLPHLQFRTGTVDKFQGMEMDIILVSMVRNTAKGGDIGFARDYRRLNVALSRARELLLLIGSADMFAKRAKHQETREMYTTLLKTVKSYNGLRNHKGLVM